One Chordicoccus furentiruminis DNA window includes the following coding sequences:
- a CDS encoding TatD family nuclease-associated radical SAM protein has translation MNGKKAAAETPRYYHTDHRGMTILYEAYGNLYINLTNRCPCACEFCERKLFDHIGSNGTLWLSHEPTAEEVKAALDQKDLSRYGEVVFCGFGEPTEALPVLLETADELKRRGAGNVRINTNGLGNLVNRRDITPEFEGRIDTVSISLNTPDADAYLRLVHPRFGKGSFEALVEFARGCTRFVPHVILTTVERTITKEQEAQCASLCRSVGAEYRIRPLES, from the coding sequence ATGAACGGAAAAAAGGCAGCGGCGGAAACACCGCGCTATTACCACACGGATCACCGGGGAATGACGATCCTCTATGAGGCGTACGGCAATCTCTATATCAATCTGACGAACCGCTGTCCCTGTGCCTGTGAGTTCTGCGAGCGGAAACTGTTCGATCATATCGGATCGAACGGGACGCTGTGGCTCAGTCACGAGCCGACGGCGGAGGAAGTGAAGGCTGCGCTGGATCAGAAAGATCTGAGCCGGTACGGGGAAGTGGTTTTCTGCGGCTTCGGCGAGCCGACGGAGGCACTGCCGGTTCTGCTTGAAACCGCCGATGAACTGAAGAGAAGAGGAGCGGGAAATGTACGCATCAATACAAACGGACTGGGCAATCTGGTGAACAGAAGGGATATTACGCCTGAGTTTGAAGGACGGATCGATACAGTTTCCATCAGCCTCAATACACCGGACGCGGATGCGTATCTCCGGCTCGTCCACCCACGGTTCGGGAAGGGCTCGTTCGAAGCCCTTGTGGAGTTTGCCAGAGGCTGTACGCGCTTCGTTCCCCATGTCATTCTGACGACCGTGGAGCGGACGATCACAAAGGAGCAGGAGGCGCAGTGCGCCTCGCTCTGCCGGTCTGTCGGCGCGGAGTACCGGATCCGCCCGCTGGAAAGCTGA
- a CDS encoding DUF1002 domain-containing protein — MRRMKKMTGLLAAVSMMAVSLSPAAVQADSQKVVTLGADLTDSQKSVMLKYFGVSADSVQVIEVTNQEERDTLGSYVPLEQIGTRTLSCAYVQPTASGGIQVKTANLNFVTSNMIAAALSTSGVKNCNVVAACPIEVSGTGALTGVTKAFEAATNTALDAGKKQTAAKEIVTTGKVAEAVGQKQATEIVNDIKIQIIQNQVAESDTEQITNIVNDAVDDASNPDSGAEKTDSAVTVRLSDEDRQALEDLAKQIAAEKYNYDDVKETLDRVEKNTSSGDTNVNVNVNVDNSNSNVNSAENTNTNTNTDSSTESLSSDNIMMNTDDAALGKDVIEDATNQQALTGPDSSAPTDSTASDGALFTITAQDEYEDSTAQTAGSGAAQDDEQAADSAAVQSSAAQNSASPSETAGADAATDTPAADAASSAPAVTQAPAIAFAAGDLEQPLLNSFALRFYVEGRFVPASGTVTITDSAGNEVKTVDLSNTAAWGSVDVTDDEKLNGLGWEEATEIDVLTGDAPLTDGTYTISGSIAFAAKGEDGMPQEGTVTEAAVIDGQQIPYASSTLTIQADTEQGFKAGNTASLTVAMPDGAVTAEVTSAHEEVASLPNATIGSSDESGAEAPDQSPLSVSLNAAGDTELDVTYYDADGSEIGTQTLSIAVF; from the coding sequence ATGCGCAGAATGAAGAAAATGACCGGACTGCTGGCTGCGGTCAGCATGATGGCGGTCTCACTGTCACCGGCTGCGGTTCAGGCGGACTCGCAGAAAGTGGTGACGCTCGGCGCGGATCTGACGGATTCCCAGAAATCCGTCATGCTGAAGTATTTTGGCGTCAGCGCGGACAGCGTGCAGGTGATTGAGGTGACGAATCAGGAAGAACGGGATACGCTGGGAAGCTATGTGCCGCTTGAGCAGATCGGGACGCGGACGCTCAGCTGTGCCTATGTACAGCCGACAGCATCCGGAGGAATCCAGGTGAAAACGGCGAATCTTAACTTCGTGACGTCCAACATGATCGCGGCGGCGCTATCCACTTCGGGTGTGAAGAACTGCAACGTTGTTGCGGCCTGCCCGATCGAGGTTTCCGGCACAGGTGCGCTGACCGGCGTGACCAAGGCGTTCGAGGCCGCGACCAATACGGCGCTGGATGCGGGAAAGAAGCAGACGGCGGCAAAGGAAATCGTCACGACAGGCAAAGTCGCCGAGGCCGTCGGACAGAAGCAGGCTACGGAGATCGTCAACGATATCAAGATCCAGATTATCCAGAACCAGGTTGCCGAATCCGATACGGAGCAGATCACGAACATCGTCAATGACGCGGTGGATGATGCCTCCAATCCGGACAGCGGAGCGGAGAAAACGGATTCCGCTGTGACGGTCCGGCTCTCCGATGAGGACCGTCAGGCGCTGGAGGATCTGGCGAAGCAGATCGCGGCCGAGAAATACAACTATGACGATGTGAAGGAAACGCTGGACCGGGTGGAAAAGAACACTTCCTCCGGTGACACAAATGTGAATGTCAACGTAAACGTGGACAATTCCAACAGCAACGTGAACAGCGCGGAGAATACGAATACAAATACGAATACGGATTCGTCGACTGAGAGCCTCAGCAGCGACAACATCATGATGAATACGGATGACGCCGCGCTGGGGAAGGATGTCATCGAAGATGCGACGAACCAGCAGGCGCTGACAGGGCCGGATTCTTCCGCCCCAACCGATTCGACCGCGTCCGACGGCGCTCTCTTCACGATCACAGCGCAGGATGAGTACGAGGACAGCACCGCGCAGACGGCGGGCTCCGGCGCAGCTCAGGACGACGAGCAGGCGGCTGATTCCGCGGCTGTCCAGAGCTCTGCCGCACAGAATTCGGCGTCTCCGTCGGAAACGGCAGGCGCTGACGCCGCAACGGATACGCCCGCGGCGGATGCCGCTTCCTCCGCTCCGGCCGTAACACAGGCGCCGGCGATCGCTTTTGCGGCCGGTGATCTTGAGCAGCCGCTGCTGAATTCCTTCGCGCTGCGGTTCTATGTTGAAGGCCGGTTCGTTCCGGCTTCCGGTACTGTTACGATTACCGATAGCGCCGGCAATGAAGTGAAAACAGTCGATCTCTCGAATACGGCAGCGTGGGGCTCCGTTGATGTGACGGATGACGAGAAGCTGAACGGCCTCGGCTGGGAAGAAGCGACGGAAATCGATGTTCTTACCGGCGACGCGCCGCTGACGGACGGAACCTATACCATCTCGGGCAGCATCGCCTTTGCGGCGAAAGGCGAGGACGGCATGCCTCAGGAAGGCACCGTGACGGAAGCCGCGGTCATTGACGGACAGCAGATTCCGTATGCTTCCTCGACGCTGACGATTCAGGCGGATACCGAGCAAGGGTTCAAGGCCGGGAACACCGCGTCGCTGACGGTCGCGATGCCCGACGGAGCCGTGACGGCCGAGGTGACGTCTGCCCATGAGGAAGTGGCATCCCTTCCGAACGCGACGATCGGCTCGTCCGACGAGAGCGGAGCGGAAGCACCAGATCAATCCCCGCTCTCCGTCAGCCTGAATGCCGCCGGTGATACGGAACTGGACGTGACGTATTATGACGCGGATGGCAGCGAGATCGGGACGCAGACTCTCTCTATTGCAGTGTTCTGA
- a CDS encoding AI-2E family transporter codes for MSINEESFKKIRSLILLAGVVLLVVLNISKVFVGIAYVIGILYPLLLGLCIAFVLNIPMSFFERHLFGRKTKKGRSLPKGLARSLSIAICFVIFLTLLLLSILYFIPKMTETLGRLSVALDENAPVWQERLVRKFRKVQPVLNWLEKHRLSDIHWSDVILQLLSVARNGATISTKNYLELATKLLGRASNMVIAIAFSVYVCGAKEAHRKRFYRVLYGTMSRGHVARIRQILLICVQTFRRFITGQCLEALLDGVLVALIMTVAGMPYSFLLGIMAAVCSFIPMFGAWIAGAFGAVMLLTVSPARMVAFLIIYVLFRIFDDNFMYPRIMGNSIGMPSVYVLVGITIGGALFGFGGMLFFIPLTSLIFNLVSLSVNRQLAEKHLTVDSSGVARTLERKADRSAGRQTDEAVRKAEDQTGKSGHTDGRKEQDG; via the coding sequence ATGTCAATCAATGAAGAGTCCTTCAAGAAAATCCGGAGTCTGATCCTGCTGGCGGGCGTCGTCCTGCTGGTTGTTTTGAATATCTCGAAGGTCTTCGTTGGAATCGCGTATGTGATCGGTATTCTTTATCCCCTTCTGCTCGGATTGTGCATCGCGTTCGTGCTCAACATCCCGATGAGCTTTTTCGAGCGGCATCTGTTCGGCAGGAAGACGAAGAAGGGAAGAAGTCTGCCGAAGGGATTGGCGCGCAGCCTCAGCATCGCCATCTGTTTCGTGATTTTCCTGACGCTGCTTCTGCTTTCGATTCTCTACTTCATACCGAAGATGACCGAGACGCTGGGGCGGCTGTCTGTGGCGCTTGATGAAAATGCACCCGTCTGGCAGGAGAGGCTTGTCAGAAAGTTCAGGAAGGTTCAGCCGGTCCTCAACTGGCTGGAGAAGCACCGTCTCAGTGACATCCACTGGAGCGATGTCATCCTGCAGCTCCTTTCCGTAGCCAGAAACGGCGCGACCATCTCGACGAAAAACTATCTCGAGCTTGCCACGAAGCTGCTGGGGCGCGCATCGAACATGGTGATCGCGATTGCATTCTCCGTCTATGTGTGCGGCGCGAAGGAAGCGCATCGCAAGCGCTTCTACCGGGTTCTGTACGGAACGATGTCGCGGGGACATGTCGCGCGGATCCGTCAGATCCTTCTGATCTGTGTTCAGACGTTTCGCCGCTTCATTACGGGACAATGTCTCGAGGCGCTTCTGGACGGCGTGCTGGTCGCGCTTATCATGACCGTCGCGGGGATGCCGTACAGCTTCCTTCTGGGCATTATGGCGGCGGTCTGTTCGTTCATCCCGATGTTCGGCGCGTGGATCGCCGGCGCGTTCGGCGCCGTGATGCTGCTTACGGTAAGTCCGGCGCGTATGGTGGCGTTTCTTATTATCTACGTGCTGTTCCGCATATTTGATGACAACTTCATGTATCCGAGAATTATGGGAAATTCAATCGGCATGCCATCTGTCTATGTGCTTGTCGGCATCACGATCGGCGGCGCGCTCTTCGGATTCGGCGGCATGCTGTTCTTCATCCCGCTGACATCCCTTATTTTCAATCTGGTGTCGCTCTCGGTGAACCGCCAGCTTGCCGAGAAGCATCTGACGGTGGACTCGTCGGGCGTCGCGAGGACGCTTGAACGGAAAGCAGACAGATCCGCCGGCAGGCAGACGGATGAAGCGGTGCGGAAGGCGGAGGATCAGACCGGGAAGTCCGGTCATACGGACGGGAGAAAAGAACAGGACGGATGA